Proteins encoded within one genomic window of Coffea arabica cultivar ET-39 unplaced genomic scaffold, Coffea Arabica ET-39 HiFi ptg000114l, whole genome shotgun sequence:
- the LOC140032820 gene encoding uncharacterized protein — translation MKVAVWNCRGAGGPLAVPQLKEIINLHSPNLIFLCETKNQKKVMEKVRKRINYEKCFVVDALGKAGGLTLMWNSELDVVYVNSGGFYIESKIEEKDKQFSWWFIGVYASTDDRIRREQWRIINQEKGRWGEQWMMAGDLNDILSNEEKWGVPWTWSNQWEGSGLVQQRLDRCLANQGWIQHFKNARCTHLHKEASDHCIVLMDTEPVKKNYKRRFYFDQRWTFEEETNTVISNAWKEQQQGSRFFKVTRKIKACRLALMEWSRKKRNNSGEVIQRLKKQIEKAKQMEAGQRRDTIDELKCKLGKAYRDEEIYWAQKARNKWLKHRDKNTAFFHASVGIRRRQNRISALQKENGSWCETKEELVDEIGNHYSNICNTSQPVNTDDVLDGVPHTISQQIKRQVLMSGMAIFGTNNAKNGILPHLDDALLCCKATNQEAWKVQELLNKYARASGQLINLDKSAIYYSRNTDLDTRQEVCSILGNLREAFSGKYLGLPMVIGRTKNQVFGEVKASVTQRIQSWKRNLLSLAGKEVLLKSVIMALPNYTMSCFRIPKGMCRDISKQMARFW, via the exons ATGAAGGTGGCGGTGTGGAACTGCCGAGGCGCAGGAGGCCCCTTGGCAGTTCCCCAGCTGAAGGAGATAATCAATCTCCACTCTCCTAATTTAATTTTTCTCTGTGaaaccaaaaaccaaaaaaaggtCATGGAAAAGGTTAGGAAAAGAATAAACTATGAGAAGTGCTTTGTTGTTGATGCTTTGGGCAAGGCCGGGGGTCTAACGTTAATGTGGAATAGTGAGTTGGATGTGGTGTATGTCAATAGTGGGGGTTTTTACATTGAATCTAAGATTGAGGAAAAGGACAAACAGTTCAGTTGGTGGTTCATTGGTGTGTATGCAAGCACTGATGacagaataaggagggaacagTGGAGAATTATCAACCAAGAAAAAGGAAGGTGGGGAGAGCAATGGATGATGGCTGGTGATTTAAATGATATACTGTCAAATGAGGAGAAATGGG GAGTGCCATGGACTTGGTCTAATCAATGGGAGGGAAGTGGGCTGGTCCAGCAAAGACTTGATCGATGCCTAGCAAATCAAGGATGGATCCAACATTTCAAGAATGCAAGATGTACACATTTGCATAAGGAAGCATCTGATCACTGTATTGTTCTAATGGATACTGAACCTGTTAAGAAGAATTACAAGAGGAGATTTTACTTTGACCAGAGGTGGACCTTTGAGGAGGAAACTAATACTGTGATTTCGAATGCTTGGAAGGAACAACAACAAGGATCCAGGTTTTTTAAAGTGACAAGAAAGATCAAAGCATGCAGATTGGCATTGATGGAATGGAGTAGGAAGAAAAGGAACAACTCAGGAGAGGTAATACAAAGGTTGAAAAAACAAATCGAGAAAGCCAAGCAGATGGAAGCTGGTCAAAGGAGGGACACTATAGATGAACTGAAATGCAAGTTGGGCAAGGCATATAGGGATGAGGAAATCTACTGGGCTCAAAAGGCAAGAAACAAATGGCTAAAGCATAGAGATAAAAACACTGCCTTTTTTCACGCCTCTGTGGGAATAAGAAGGAGACAGAATAGGATTTCAGCCTTGCAAAAAGAGAATGGAAGCTGGTGTGAAACAAAGGAAGAACTGGTGGATGAGATTGGTAATCATTACAGCAACATCTGTAATACATCACAACCGGTTAACACTGATGATGTTCTCGATGGTGTCCCCCATACAATTTCTCAGCAAATAAAGCGCCAGGTCCTGATG AGTGGAATGGCAATTTTTGGGACAAATAATGCTAAAAATGGGATTCTGCCCCATTTGG ATGATGCCTTGCTCTGCTGCAAAGCCACAAACCAGGAAGCTTGGAAGGTTCAAGAGCTGCTGAACAAATATGCAAGAGCGTCTGGACAGCTAATCAACTTGGACAAGTCTGCTATCTACTACAGTAGGAACACTGATTTGGATACCAGACAGGAAGTATGCAGTATACTTGGAAATCTAAGAGAAGCATTCAGTGGGAAGTATCTTGGTCTTCCTATGGTGATAGGGAGGACAAAGAATCAGGTGTTTGGGGAAGTAAAAGCAAGTGTAACACAGAGAATACAAAGCTGGAAAAGAAATCTACTGAGTCTTGCTGGAAAGGAAGTATTGCTGAAATCAGTGATAATGGCACTCCCAAATTACACAATGTCATGCTTTAGAATTCCAAAAGGAATGTGTAGAGACATTAGTAAACAAATGGCACGGTTTTGGTGA